In Colias croceus chromosome 8, ilColCroc2.1, a genomic segment contains:
- the LOC123693590 gene encoding uncharacterized protein LOC123693590, whose protein sequence is MNSYLKIALVLCACVMLTSAQYNFGFSDGYFANSFGGGYNTLSASSRDPRANTGPVVFPPSPPGDSSQTSGVVPGASGYGFQPPGFQGIPRYFYSRYFGRR, encoded by the exons GCGTTAGTTCTATGTGCGTGTGTGATGCTGACATCCGCGCAGTATAACTTCGGTTTCTCCGACGGTTATTTCGCGAATTCTTTCGGCGGTGGTTATAATACCCTGTCCGCTTCATCGCGGGACCCTAGAGCTAATACAG GGCCCGTAGTATTCCCCCCCTCACCACCCGGGGACTCTTCCCAAACCAGTGGCGTGGTCCCTGGAGCGTCTGGCTATGGCTTCCAACCTCCAGGCTTTCAAG gtatACCAAGATACTTCTACAGCAGATATTTTGGAAGAAGATAA